AATTTTACTCACGTAAACTATCCATGAGGCCCCACTCAGAGAACTCCGTAACTAGAACAAACACGGACTTACTGGCTGGCTTTGACGTACGTGCTTGTCTACCACGGTTATTTCTAGCAGATAAAACATAAGTACGCCAGAATGTGAGTGGGAAAACTGCGCCGCCGTAGCTGAAGTGGTAAGAGCATCGAAGGCGGTAATTGGAAGGCACGGGTTCGTATCCAACctgctgccattttttttcgtctactttctttacaatttatttagttttttaaaATTCAATTAGAAGTACAACTAATTTCCATCGTCGTTTGTTCGCGCTCTGTTGGGAAAATTAATCCACGGCCCTTATTGTGATTGCCGAGAGATGGCGTAGCTTTTAGAGTTCTCGCAGCAACAATGAAACAGTGCACCtcggggccacaataaatatgaggtggtatGTGGAATTTGGAAAGGAGTAAAAATTTCAGTACTAACGTTCGCAAATACCATTCCGCGCTTGAATcagatatcttgtcggggttggaagttaacgaAAGATCGGTGAGGGCTGCCTTGGGCAGAAAAGCGCAGAAAAAAGTTAATGTTGAAAAAATTACtcgggaacatggatcaaaataatgAGAAGCTAAAGCGCACAAATATCTGTACCTGataagcgtggacacagaatggagggagaggtcaagaaagctggcaaccacgttcagggtaattgaaagtgtaaatagataaccaaaagtcatcagaaagaaaatgaagaaaacggACAAAGTGAATTGGATTcaaagaatgaaaagaagaaaaaaagaccacGGATATttagaagaacaagaagaaagaaattggaagTGAAAATCTGTACACTAACAAAATGGTCAGTGCATTGTTatctgaggctcgagctggttgtcaAAGGACAAAAATTTCTCGCCGCAAATATTCGCAAGAAGATGAAACATTTGTATGCCGCAGCATAAATCGAGAGGCCGCTCATGTCATCCTAATGGCATGTGAATGGATTCATTcagcgagacccgtaggtaacgtacaacTTCCAGGAGCGTTtgaatttaaagtggacggaagcatcaaccggtcagtaGTCGAGATAAGTAAGGTACATTtaagagtattggtgaaaaaaataagcagggaagagattgatacgaccgaatcggttacaggcataggtagtggtacaaggaaGAAACGGAGGTTTTGAAGCCATAGGCTGAAAGCTTTCgtttttcggggagggggggggggggagggctgggGCCCGACCATTTTTGAATGTTATACCTTCGGGTCTGGCGAAACCCTTCCCAtgttgtactatatatatatatatatatatatatatatatatatatatatatattgaggagTAATTTTCTACAGAGAAAAGGTCGTACGTTGGTGCACAGAGAAACTATGACAGGCTTCTAGACAAATGACCTTTACATCAGAAAGTGGGTCCTTGGCCCCGTCAAGCTGTTTGGCGCAGCTTTCTTGCCAAGGAGTTCACCAACCTAAGTATTTATGCAGGAAAACACCACTGAATTGAGCCGTACCTACGTCAGCCTAATATTTTCCTCTTGTATCTTTTCTACCTGGTCGACAGAAAGGTCTATAGAGAATCTGTAGGCGCCGTACTTTCAGGCTACACACGGGGCGAACACCCCTCCACTTGTAATGTTATTCTAAAGTGCTAGCGTCGTTTGTAAAGCACTGTTAGTGTCATGTTTGTAAAGGATTGAATTGGaatatttgaatttttttttgcaatattagATACCTCTATATTTAGCCTCTGTTTTGGTGCTGGCATTTTTGCAGATCATACCGACACGCCGACCACAAGCCCAGAGGCCCAGCGCGCATCCTGCCGCCGACCCCGTGCCTAAGCCAGCGCCCCCTCCTACCCAACGCTCTCGAGCCCCCGCTGAAGCGGCCAAACCCACGCCCCCTCCTACCCAACGCCCTCGACCTCCAGCTCAACCGACCAAACCCACGCCCCCTCCTACCCAACGCTCTCGAGCCCCTGCTCCACCGGCCAAACCCACGCCCCCTCCTACCCAACGCTCTCGAGCCCCAGCTCCACCGGCCAAACCCACGCCCCCTCCTACCCAACGCTCTCGAGCCCCAGCTCCACCGGCCAAACCCACGCCCCCTCCTACCCAACGCTCTCGAGCCCCCGCTCCAGCGGCCAAACCCACGCCCCCTCCTACTCAAAGCTCTCTATCCCCAGCTCCAGCGGCCAAACCCAGGCCCCCTCCTCCTCAAAGCTCTCGAGCCCCTGCTCCAGCGGCCAAACCCACGCCCTCTCCTACCCAACGGTCTCGAGCCCCAGCTCCAGTGGCCAAACCCACGCCCCCTCCTCCCCAAAGCACTCGAACCCCAGCTCCAGCGGCCAAACCCACGCCCCTTCCTCCTCAAAGCTCTCGAGCCCCAGCTCCAGCGGGCAAACCCACGCCCCCTCCTCCTCAAAGCACTCGAGCCCCAGCTCCAATGGCCCAGCCCACGCCACCTCACGCCCCGACACCTAGTTCTGCGAGTAAGAAACGTCGCGATAATGGCTGGCGTCACATGGCGACGAATGATATTTATAATAGGGTTCCGGCTTGTCTCGAAACATGTTAGCCTGTGTGGTACACCGGATTACGGATACGTGGAGGGTATTATTAGAGCTGGTAGCAACCCATCTTGGGGCATTTGGTCCAACTACAGTGCGCTCGAAACAtatttattgcgattagcattcgttGGGAACTCCCCCCAGTTCGCGGATTGCTTGTGTGCCGGTCTGTTTATCCGTTTATCCGCATCCAATAATTATTTCCCGCCAAGTTAACTTGGGCCGACCATCGGGCTGCCGAGCTCAGAGTAGTGGGCTCGGAACCAACTGTCGGAGTTACTTAATTCGGTAACTGGGCATACGACACCGGTTATGTGCGGTTCCTCAAAGACCCTATTTCatgccaagttgggtcactgggtcTGTTCCATTATATATTTGCCGTTCTTCGATGATTTTCTATCATGACAACCTGTAACATTAGGCAACTGCCACTGGGTAAGTGCCACTCTTCAATTAACGTCTTTCTTGTCCACTTTGGTGAGTAGGTATGTGCTGCTGCGTATGCACCCGCACCCGTCCTTAATGAGCCTCTTAGGTCAGTGTCATTTGGcaatgccaacttgggtcagtggTTATGTGCCACCCTTGAATAACAAGAAAATTATGACAGCACCAAtttcatgatgactgtcgacggtaatgcgttaccattgaatcaatgtagcgacacatAGTATTGCCACTGCCGAAACGAGGCATGTATGAAGCGTGTACTGCGGCGTAACTTGTCTTTCGCGCTACCCTAAGAACACGCGCGGCGATCTAGAGCCACCACCAAGTAGCCTGCGCATGGCCCCCGAAATGCATGGTGCTTGAAAAACAGGTCATGCAGCAACCAGGCTCCTCTAGTGCGCTTCATTCTGGggacgctgcgccatctagtggcactgccccGAAATTCACCCATGACCTCCGAGACAAGAAGCATGACGCACCGGCGTCTtgaaacgctgagaattgttcccttgctGCCGCCctctcagtggcacatactgttGGGACTCGGGCTAGCGCTTAGGCAAAGAATCCTTTGGGCATAGGGATCAGTACGTCCAAGAGTACTATTGAAAGAGCGGTTTATTTTGTATTATTTGCATATTGAAAGAAGCAGTCAGATTCTAGTCAGGACACGCATGCTTGCAGATGTGAGGACACACATGTCTGCAGACGTCTGTATCCTGACTAGAATTTTAGTACTTGTTTTAATACATAAATTACGCAAAATAAACACCTTTTACTCCTACTCCCTGACGAAAGTCATCCCTGTGCCCAAAGGATTATTTGCTCTAACACTACCCCGAGTCTCAACAACTGGTGGCAGGGGTGGGATGCAACCTGCAGCCAACGCCAGTCGCCGTGATCTGACTCCAAACAATACTCAGTAATTAAAGTTGGCGAGAGggtcattgaaaagtggcacatgcctagtgacttcatggcgcagctcgctagagcgttggcgtgaaaggcgttcattgaaaaacgGCACAAACGCAgcacatttgtggcgcagcctgctaatgcgccAAGTTGTCGCCttcgaggaacccttgtgacgtgggtttgaTGGCGCTCATGATCGGGGAAGCTTAAGCGATCTTTTTTGTCGTTGTAGAGTGGCACACTCCCAGAGACACATACCTAGGGTGCGGTACATTTCGAAGGCCCCGCGCAGGCTTTGCAGCGgagcgctagatggcgccgggtgttcttagggaagcgcgctGCAGCACATTCTTCCCGCAGAATGTACTTCGATGATAGCTATAAGTTGTCCCACTATATTGCTTATATGCTAAGCGCATTAGCATCGATAGTCATCGTatgatgggttctgccgaatttcCTGATATTTATTCAGGCAGGCGCTACGCACGGTCTTCGCGGTGGGGTCGCTACGTGGCGCAGCGAGGTCCTGACGGAAGCacgagaggagcccggttgcatAAGCGCCTCATATACGACGCGTCTCGGCCGTGGCAATAAGGCGTGTCGCTACAGTATTTTCATGCCTAATCGCAATGACGTCGACATTCGCCGCGAGATACGTTAGGCGAAATGTTTGTGTAGCGAGAGTGTTCTCGTCGAACAAAAAATCGTGAAAGGACTGCATGCTAACCATTAGGTCGCTACCAACTCTAAGCCACTATCCTGGTAGAACATATTAGCGGTATCCCGCATTTACTTTGTGTACCTGGGCTCCGAGATCGGGCCGTGCGTGTGCCACGCAATGTAGGAGATCATTAATGTGGAAAGTTGTGCTAGTTGgagattaatcatcataccttgccgGTGAAGCAGCACACTGACACGGACATAGTGAAGacgcacaagaaaagacgacaatCGCTACCGACgtcgtcttgtgtgtcttcactgtgtccgtgtcagtgcgctgcttcaccagctaGGATGTCATGTCGTGTGCTGTGTAGTTAAACTTCGTGTCATAAGATGTCACTACCAGTGAAGCGTTAGATTTGGAAATATTCCGGAATCGTCCCTAATGAGCGGCTCCGCGAGAAATGGAATGAGGATACAATGGGAGCCCGAGAAAGGAAGTAGGAGCTTAACGGGCTCCCAGCCCTGGAATGGTAAATGTTGAGTTTAAGCGAGGTTACAAATACGATAAATATACTAGATAGAATAAACATGGTCATTGTATTGGgttctaaattttttttccatACCTTCCCTTGGCTAACTACGTATCGGTGAGTCTATCTGCCGCGGTAATCAAAGATAACACGGTATTATACGTATATTATTATTTGGAAGACCGAGAAACCTTTCTGCGTTACATGGTAGAAGTATACATTTAATACCAGCCACCTATCTTTGAAATAATGCTTCGATTTAGCAAGAGCGCGCATGGCCTACGACTCAAGTATGGAGGTCGAATTCGACGTCGTGAACAGTTTCATTCTGCGCGACTCCACGGCGGCTTGGAGCCCGCGACacgctttcttctttattttttttcgcaccgcCGAGTGTCCAGCGCACTGGTTAACAGATGATCAGAGATGTGttcccgaaaaaaaaatggaCCCGGTAAATGTGTGACTAAACGAGAAACCAAAAGATCGTCTTTCAAAATGGAGCAATGCGTTTCGTTGTTATCTTAGTCACAAAAGTGACGGAATAAGCTAATGAATGCATAACATGCCGAGCAATGTAGGAATGTGTTGTCCTTTTGGTTACTGAAATATAAATAGTTTCCGAAGAATAACATTTTTTTAAATGGCGGTTTTTATTCAAAAGACAAGCCTTGCTTGCATCGCAGCGTGCGATTCAGCGAAGCACCTGACGGGTGGGCAGCTAAAGTGAAGCTAACTGCAGTGGTTACGAGCAGAACGCTGTATGCCAGTGCTTGGAAAATCGACGCACAATGTTGTCTAAAGTTAGCGTCACGTTTGACTTTCAAGCAAAACAGGCCTAATACTAAACCGATAAAAAGCCACGTAAACATGAAGAAGCGAGACATTGATTAGGAAATCATCAATTATTACCGATAATTTTTTCTTCATTGTGGGTTTGAAGAATCGGAAGGAGCGACAGAGATTTTGTTCTACTCTTAGTTTTTCTTTATAAAGAAACTCGGGAGGTGCTTTGAAAAAGGAGACCACATGGATGGATTTCACCACAAATTGGCATGTTTTCCAGGGAGTTTCATTGCAGGGATTACAGGTATTTTTTCAGTAAGCTCCTATATTCTTGACTTCTAAACCATGTAGATGTGTTTGTGGACGCAGTATGAAGAGCAATGCAATGACATCTTCAAGCAAAATAAGCACTTCATAGAAAAGTAAATGACTGGTATAGTAAATTACTCATTTTGTACATCGAGCACTTCATGAAATAGGAAAGTCTACTCCAtcttgtacacgtgtcaatgaAATAAAGTTTCTAATGTCTAGGTCCTGCTCTGACCAAGCAGGTGCTCTACCATCAGAGTGCTCGCGCAATGCTTATTTAGGGCTAATGGCATAGCTTTCTCCGCAGACTGGCAGATAGATGTTTGGCAAATCTGAATTTGTAAAGTActtctgtagaaaaaaaaacgatattacCGATATTACATGTAACGACGGCTTCGAACAAATCGCAGATCACGATGCTTGTCCTAGAGGGAAAAATTGCATTGCGGCGTCATTAAGACTTCGAAATTATGTGTTTAGTTAGTTTGTGTTTGCGGGGGAGGGGAGGTGAAATGCTAAACAATTACGAGGACGGCGTTTTTTTCCATTGAACTGTGGAAGTGGAATGGATCAGCGAGACCATTCCAGGAGTGACAATGGTGAAACCCTAAAGCAGTCCGAGGAGTTTAAAGGAGTGGAATTACGGGGATAATCTCACTCCACGACAGAGTGGTAATATAACGCGGATACCCACTC
The sequence above is drawn from the Dermacentor andersoni chromosome 7, qqDerAnde1_hic_scaffold, whole genome shotgun sequence genome and encodes:
- the LOC129385832 gene encoding uncharacterized protein translates to MATKARFNRHMAKFMSPFLQVNLEENEGDVSSGGGGGGDGGGGGGGRTSYDPPDIVVPAAPASNRSTPIIPTRRPQAQRPSAHPAADPVPKPAPPPTQRSRAPAEAAKPTPPPTQRPRPPAQPTKPTPPPTQRSRAPAPPAKPTPPPTQRSRAPAPPAKPTPPPTQRSRAPAPPAKPTPPPTQRSRAPAPAAKPTPPPTQSSLSPAPAAKPRPPPPQSSRAPAPAAKPTPSPTQRSRAPAPVAKPTPPPPQSTRTPAPAAKPTPLPPQSSRAPAPAGKPTPPPPQSTRAPAPMAQPTPPHAPTPSSATTTTPTPLMCSVSETATLAIQYPDDNLCDILMYTHVHAVDNLVGAVDDMVSFDMFTSVCGSRYSKTTCGLSFDSRFITPAKLTTQLWRDVVALRKSNVMHLGILNLYDKPYTVLGYAANAEEVLKV